In Streptomyces sp. NBC_00344, the genomic window CCGGGTCTGGCTCGCGGAGCGCGGCTCCGCCGATGTGCCGCCGCCCCCGGAGACCATGATCTTCTGGCTGGCGATCGACACACTGGCCGCGCAGCTGGAGGCGGACGGTGAGGTGGAGGAGCTCCAGGGGCTGGTCGAAGGGCTGACCGGACAGCACAGTGGTTTCTTCGACGCGGCGTGGCGGGTCGACCACCCTGCGACAGCCGATGTGCTCGAGGCCATGGGGCGTCTGCACCCGGACAAGAAGGCCGCGAAGGACGCACGCAAGGCGGCCTTCAAGGCGCGGTCGCGGGCCTGAGGTCCGGGACGACGGGCCGGCGGGAGCCCGTCGGGGGACGGACCGGCGCCGGCGTAAAGCTCCTGAGGCCGCTCACGGCGGCGCCTCGCCGCCCGCCAGGCTCGGGCGCCGGAGACCGGGCCCGGCGCGGCGCCCCGGCCGGTCAGGTCCGCAGGTGCGAGGCGCCGTTGAGATCGAGCACGGTGCCCGACGACCACTCCGCGGCCGGTGAGGCGAGCCAGAGCACGGCTGCCGCGATCTCGTCCGCCGATGCCACCCGCCCGAAGGGCGACTGAGCCCGGATCGCCTCGCCCTCGGCCCCGCTCAGCCGGTGTGCCACCCGTTCGGTCTCGAAGAATCCGGGGGCGACCGAAGCGACGCCGATCCCGTACGGCGCGAGCGAGACCGCCAGCGACTGGCCGAGTGCGTGCACCGCCGCCTTGGTCGCGCCGTACGCCGGGTGATCGGGCTCACCGCGGAATGCGCCGCGTGAACCGATGTTGACGATCCGGCCGCCCGTCCCTCCGTCGATCATGCGGCGCCCGGCGAGGTGGCTGAGATGTGCCGTGGCCAGCAGATTGACGGCCACATGCTGCTGCCAGGCGGCCACCCACTCCTCGTACGGCGTCTCGGGAAGCGGGTGGCGCACATTCACCGCGGCGTTGTTCACGAGTACGTCGATCCCGCCCAGTTCCGCGGCGGTGCGTCCGGCGACGTCGGCCGCACCGGCGGGGTCCGACAGGTCGCCGCCCACCAGCACATGGCCGCTGCCGCTGAGCGATTCCAGCGTCCGCAGTGCCTGGGCCTCCCGGGATGCGTAGTGCACCGCGACCCGGTCGCCGTTGGCCGCGAAGACGCGGGCGACGGCGCGTCCCAGGCCGCGCGAGGCGCCGCTGATGAGGACACGCCGGCCGGTTGTTGGGAATTCCATGGGGAAATGCCTCTCGAAGACGTGCGACGTTCAACCGCCGTTTATACGCGGGCGGGACGGTGAGCCCGCAAACGACTCAGCCGTCCGTGTACCTCAGGAGACTCGCGATGCCGCTCAGCCGCAGGGAATTCAGCAGACAGTCCGCGCTCACCGGTGCGGGCGTGGCCCTGACGGGGGCCGTCGGAGCGCTTGCCACCGCCCCCGGGGCCCTCGCCGCGACCGAGCCGTCCGCCGACGGTCACGGCGCCGGTCACGACGACGCCCACGGTCACGGCCACCGGGAGCCCGGCTACGGCGCCCTGGTGGCCGATCCCGCCGGTCTGCTCGCGCTGCCAGAGGGGTTCTCCTATCGCGTCATCACCCGCACGGGGGTGACCATGCTCGAGTCCGGCGAGACCACTCCCTCCAACCACGACGGAACCGCGGCCTTCGCGGGCCCGCGCGGCACCACACTGCTGGTCAACAACCATGAACTGGGCGGACCACGCTCCAGGATCCCCCATCCGGTGCCGCACATCGAGGGGCTGGTCTACGACCCCGCGGCGGGCGGTGGCTGCACGGTCGTCGAGGTGCACCGCAGTGGCGAGGTCGCCGAATGGGTCGGCATCGCGGGTACGGCCACCAACTGCGCGGGCGGCAGCACTCCGTGGGGCACCTGGCTGACCTGCGAGGAGACCGAGGACAAGGCCGGCGCCAACGGTATGACCAAGGATCACGGCTATGTGTTCGAGGTCGATCCGCGGGACAGCAGAGCCAACCAGGCACCCCGGCCGATCAAGGCACTCGGCCGCTATGCGCACGAGGCCGTCGTGGTCGACCCGGGGAGCGGTCATCTCTATCTGACCGAGGACGCGGCAGGCCCCAACGGGCTGCTCTACCGCTGGACACCCCCGGAGCAGGGGTTCCGGCACGGCCGCGGACAGCTGGGGAGCCTTACGGACACGGCCGGTGTGCTGCAGGCCGCGAAGTGCTACGACCGGCACGGAAGATTCGTCGACGACCTGTCCCGCGCCACGCGTACCGGCACGGTCTACGGCGTCGACTGGGCGGATGTGCCGGACCGTGACGCGAAGTCGGTCTCGGTGCGCAAGCAGTTCGCCGACGGAGCGGTGACCCGCGCCAGGAAGCTGGAGGGCATGTGGTGGGCCGACGGCGGCACCTACATCGTGTCCTCGTTCGCCCGCGACGAGAGCCCTGTCCAGCACGACGGACAGGTGTGGTTCTACGACGCCAAGCGGCGCACACTGACGCTGAAGGTCCTTCTCGGGGTGAACCGCGACCCCGCGTCGGACGGCGCCTTCGACGGCCCCGACAACATCACCGTGTCCCCCTACGGCGGTCTGGTCATCGCTGAGGACGGCGAGGGGGTGCAGCACCTCTTCGGCGCCACCGACGGCGGCCGTACATATCCGATCGCCAGGAACGAACTCAACATCGGGACGGCGGAGGAACCCGAGTACAGCGAGTTCACCGGCGTGACGTTCTCGCCCGACGGACGGACGCTCTTCGCGAATATCCAGACACCGGGCATCATGCTGGCCATCACGGGACCCTGGAAGCGCCAGAACCGCTAGAAGCGTGCGGTCCCACGGCCCGGAATCCGGTCACCGGATGCCGGGCCGAGGGACAGACATGGCGTGAGGGGGGCTCGCGGGCGCATACTGACAGCAATGACTAAGTCAGCCGGATCCCGGCGCCACCTGCCCTCCAGTCCCTTCAACCGCCCGGCCCAAGCTGCCGCACCGATCGAGATTTTCGATGTGGGAGACCGGGTTTCGCATGATCAGTTCGGGCTCGGAAGAGTCATCGGAATCGAGGGCGACAATGACGCCGTGCTCATCGACTTCTCCGGGCGTCAGGGGAGGATCCTCAGCCCATACGCCAAGCTGACCAAGCTCTGAGTCCCGCCAGGACCGGTCGGCTACGGGCCGGGCGCCCGCCCTTGACCATGAGGGCGGCGACCGGGACCGCACACAGCGTGATCAGTGCGCCCGCGAGGAAGGCGCTGGTCTCGCCTTCCTTCAGTACGGCGTGAGGTGACCCGGTGCAATGCCGGGTCACCGTTCCGCAGACCATGAGCAGGACCGGACGACCCGGCGCGCCGCCCAGCGACTGACGGGTCCGGAGCGGCCCGGATGCGGCCCCGCCTCCGTGCCCGACGCCGGCGAGGGCCGTCGCGTTTCAGCGGCACGAGACCCAGGCAGGCCCCGAGGCCCAGCACCACCAGAGGTCCACCAGAGGGGCTATCAGCCCGCGCGGGTACCGGTGGGGTCACCGGTCAGTGGGCCCGCGGCCGATGAGATCAGCGGCGCGGTGCCGGTGAGAACTCCGGCCACATCGACGTGCCCGGCGTGCCGTGGCGGTGCCTGTGGGTAACCGGGCAGCACGGGTGCGACAGGGCGGCGCCGGTACACCGCATTGATCAGGAGGACCGAGCGCCAGAAGTCCGGGCGGCGGGCATCGCGCCCGCGAACTCTCCGACCGGCGCGCCGCCGCGCGTCATCGAGGCATGGACGCGGAGTGCGTCGTCGCGGCGGCGGTCTCAAGAACATGGGCGGTGATCAGGGCGAGTGTGCTCGGTGCGGTGAGCGCGGAGCCGGCGCCCCGCGAGGCCGAAGCCCTGCCCCTGGCGGCTGTCCGGGAGGCCTGCATTGACGACCGTGGAGTCGATGGCGACCATGAAGCAGGCCGTGACGATGACGGCGAGAACCCGGTTCGCGAGGAGCACTGATGCCGAAGCCGATGCGGGCCGACGCGCGCCGCAACTACGAACGCCTCGTTCGCGAGGCGGCGCCGGCCTTCGCCGCGCGGGGCGCCGACGCGTCGCTCGACGACATCGCCAGGCGCGCCGGGGTCGGCTCGGGCACGCTCTACCGGCACTTCCCGACCCGTCAGGATCTCCTCGAAGCGGTCTATGCCGACTCCATCGGGGAACTCGTCTGCCAGGCTGCCGAGTTCAGCGCCTCGGCGCGGCCGCCGGGCGAGGCGCTGAGCGACTGGCTGCAGAAACTCGCCGAGCAGGTGATCCATCTCCGCGGCCTGAAGACGCTGCTCGGGGCCGCGATGGCCGATGGCGGCCCGCCGGTGATCACCACCTGCAGCGGCCGGCTCAGGGGTGCGGCGGGTGACCTGCTCGCGGCGGCACAACAGGCCGGCGAGGTGCGCGCCGATCTGCAGGTCACGGAGCTGCTGCGGCTGACCCACGCCGTCACGACGGCAGCAGAGCCGGGCTCGGGCGACAGGTGCGGGATCGCCCGCTACCTCTCGCTGATGCTCGACGGGATCGGCTGCGCCGGGCCCGGTCGGGCCGGTGCCGGTCGCGGCGGGGCGGGCGACCGGGCAGCGGGCGCGGCGTGAGGGGCGCGGGCGCACCTGGAACGGGTTCCGGGGGGCGGGAAACAGGACAGGATTCCGGGAGCGGGCGACCGGAGGAACCGGCGATGCTGCCCGAAACCGGGCCGGAGAACGGGCGCAGGCCGGTGCTCTGCCAGATGTGCGGCAGGCCGCTGAAGGGACGGGCGTCACGGCGAACGGGGCTGGGGCCTGCCTGCGACGCGAAGCTGCATCCCGCGGGCCCGGACATCAGGGCCCGCCGCCATGAGGTGGACCAGGAGACGCTTCCAGGGATCGAGTGAGCGCGGACGGGCGGCGCCGATTGTCGTCCTGGTGTTCTCGGGAAGGGCGGACCCGGCGCAGCTGCGAACCCGAACAGACCGGCAGGTGTCCTTGCCGGCCGGTCGCGCGCACAGTCGGCCGGATGGCGGCCGAGGGGTGTTCCTAAGCGGCCGGCTCGATCCCGCCCTGTATCGCCGCGGCCCACTCCACCAGCAGCACTTCGTAGTCCTCCGACGGCCACTCGGCATCTGTCGTCTGGGCATCGACGAGCCGGCGGATGGCGTCGTTGGCCTCGGAGGCGGCAGGTGTGGTGGACATGTGAACAAGGCTACGGCCTGCCACTGACAGTTAACCCTCATCTGCGCGTGGTATCGGTCACGTGTTCTGGAGGCAACCGTGGCACCGGTCACCCGAATAGGGTATTGGTGCAGGTCAGGGGAGTAACGCGGCGACGGTGGCATCGAGTTCGTCCGCAGGCGGACTCTTTTCGGCCGTGCGACCCTGCTCACACGGGCGGGATCTCCAGCACCACCAGACCTTCACGCACGCCGTCCTTGACCGAGATCCTGCCCTCGCTGATCGCGATACAGGTGCCGGTGTCCAGCGTGAGGGTGGCATCGGGCCGGTCCGCGGGGCCGTCGCCGTAGAGCGGCCGGCCGTTGTCGGTGCGCACATGGAAGACGCCCTCGTCCAGACGCACCTCGACCACGTTCGCGCCGAGATCCTCCAGGCGGCGCGCGAGGGGGATGGCGAACCAGTGCGCCCGGAGCGCGTCGGTGGGACGGCGATCGGCCAGTGCCGGGGCGCCCCAGTCGGCCAGCGCGGTGAGGACCGGCAGCAGCTCCAGTCCGCGCGGGGTCAGTTCGTACACGGACACCGCACCGGGCGGCGGCAGTTTACGCCGGGTCGTCAGTCCGTCGCGTTCCATGTCCTTCAGCCGGGAGGCGAGGACATCGGTGCTCACACCGGGCAGGTCCGCGTGCAGGTCCGTGTAGCGGCGGGGGCCGGCCAGCAGCTCCCGGACGATCAGCAGGGTCCACCGGTCCCCGACGGTGTCGAGGGCACGGGCTGCG contains:
- a CDS encoding CarD family transcriptional regulator; the protein is MTKSAGSRRHLPSSPFNRPAQAAAPIEIFDVGDRVSHDQFGLGRVIGIEGDNDAVLIDFSGRQGRILSPYAKLTKL
- a CDS encoding TetR/AcrR family transcriptional regulator, producing MPKPMRADARRNYERLVREAAPAFAARGADASLDDIARRAGVGSGTLYRHFPTRQDLLEAVYADSIGELVCQAAEFSASARPPGEALSDWLQKLAEQVIHLRGLKTLLGAAMADGGPPVITTCSGRLRGAAGDLLAAAQQAGEVRADLQVTELLRLTHAVTTAAEPGSGDRCGIARYLSLMLDGIGCAGPGRAGAGRGGAGDRAAGAA
- a CDS encoding DUF6011 domain-containing protein, with amino-acid sequence MLPETGPENGRRPVLCQMCGRPLKGRASRRTGLGPACDAKLHPAGPDIRARRHEVDQETLPGIE
- a CDS encoding alkaline phosphatase PhoX, whose amino-acid sequence is MPLSRREFSRQSALTGAGVALTGAVGALATAPGALAATEPSADGHGAGHDDAHGHGHREPGYGALVADPAGLLALPEGFSYRVITRTGVTMLESGETTPSNHDGTAAFAGPRGTTLLVNNHELGGPRSRIPHPVPHIEGLVYDPAAGGGCTVVEVHRSGEVAEWVGIAGTATNCAGGSTPWGTWLTCEETEDKAGANGMTKDHGYVFEVDPRDSRANQAPRPIKALGRYAHEAVVVDPGSGHLYLTEDAAGPNGLLYRWTPPEQGFRHGRGQLGSLTDTAGVLQAAKCYDRHGRFVDDLSRATRTGTVYGVDWADVPDRDAKSVSVRKQFADGAVTRARKLEGMWWADGGTYIVSSFARDESPVQHDGQVWFYDAKRRTLTLKVLLGVNRDPASDGAFDGPDNITVSPYGGLVIAEDGEGVQHLFGATDGGRTYPIARNELNIGTAEEPEYSEFTGVTFSPDGRTLFANIQTPGIMLAITGPWKRQNR
- a CDS encoding winged helix-turn-helix transcriptional regulator; amino-acid sequence: MPRRRYDQYCAAARALDTVGDRWTLLIVRELLAGPRRYTDLHADLPGVSTDVLASRLKDMERDGLTTRRKLPPPGAVSVYELTPRGLELLPVLTALADWGAPALADRRPTDALRAHWFAIPLARRLEDLGANVVEVRLDEGVFHVRTDNGRPLYGDGPADRPDATLTLDTGTCIAISEGRISVKDGVREGLVVLEIPPV
- a CDS encoding SDR family NAD(P)-dependent oxidoreductase encodes the protein MEFPTTGRRVLISGASRGLGRAVARVFAANGDRVAVHYASREAQALRTLESLSGSGHVLVGGDLSDPAGAADVAGRTAAELGGIDVLVNNAAVNVRHPLPETPYEEWVAAWQQHVAVNLLATAHLSHLAGRRMIDGGTGGRIVNIGSRGAFRGEPDHPAYGATKAAVHALGQSLAVSLAPYGIGVASVAPGFFETERVAHRLSGAEGEAIRAQSPFGRVASADEIAAAVLWLASPAAEWSSGTVLDLNGASHLRT